In one Elusimicrobiota bacterium genomic region, the following are encoded:
- the orn gene encoding oligoribonuclease: protein MAPLKPSPLIWLDLEMTGLEPDRHMILEIGCVVTDSQLIVMAEGPCFAIHHPESILTTMDPWCIEQHGKSGLTERCRRSTMTVAEAETKTLAFLRQHCDEKGSPLCGNSIGQDRRFLYRYMPTLNNFFHYRNVDVSSIKELVRRWYPDTQAPDKAKTHHVLDDIRESIEELRFYRKTIFK from the coding sequence ATGGCCCCCTTAAAACCATCTCCGCTGATCTGGCTCGATCTGGAAATGACCGGATTGGAACCGGATCGCCACATGATTCTGGAAATCGGCTGTGTCGTGACCGATTCTCAATTGATCGTGATGGCCGAGGGCCCTTGTTTTGCGATTCATCATCCGGAGAGCATTCTCACCACGATGGATCCCTGGTGTATCGAACAGCACGGCAAATCCGGGCTGACCGAACGATGCCGCCGATCAACCATGACGGTGGCGGAGGCTGAAACAAAAACCCTGGCGTTCTTGCGCCAGCACTGCGACGAGAAGGGCTCTCCCTTGTGCGGTAATTCCATCGGTCAGGACCGCCGCTTCCTTTATAGATATATGCCGACTCTCAATAACTTCTTCCATTACCGCAACGTGGACGTCAGCAGCATTAAAGAGCTTGTCCGCCGCTGGTATCCCGACACGCAAGCCCCTGACAAAGCGAAAACACATCATGTCCTGGATGATATTCGCGAATCCATCGAGGAATTGCGGTTCTACAGAAAAACCATATTCAAGTAA